GCGCTGTCTTGATTTTGAGATGGTGGGAACTCACCAGAAGAGCTTGGATGGTGGTTCAGGTGGTAATTCTTCATCACTACTTAAATCTGACGAGAATAACATCCCAAAAAATAAGCAACTGGTCGTTGTCAAACGTGGCGGTGATTCTACACGGTGCATTGTACCTGGAATCGGCTTGCACTTGAATGCATTGACTTCAAGTACAAAGGACTCCAGAATAGTTAAACATGAAAGCTTGTTATCTGATGTCCAAGCATTAAACGTGCACATGTCCACAACCTCGTTGCAGTCTCCCTTGACTAGTCAGGAGTTGCTTCACAAGTCTTTGACTTTGAGTAATGCTGAAGACATGGACTGTGATGATAATGGGCTTCAGGTTACTGAAGAAGCTTCTCAAGCACCCGCAGATCTGATCTATGAAGAGCATGGCCAGACTAGTCCCCGAAAGAAAAGGCATTTATAATCTGTTTATAACTCGATCTTCAAGACCGCATTATCAGTTACTGCTTTTGATGCTTCCCTTTTCCTTATACGCCCTATTTGATTTGCAGGAGACGAATGGAGAATGGTGGAGAAAGTGAGACCTGCAAGCGCTGCAattgcaaaaaatcaaaatgtttgaAGCTGTAAGTTCACTTGTTGACTTAATTATTTTGCTTTTAAACCCTGGAACTCTGTATTCATGAATATTCTTTTTTGTGTTCAATGATTAGTATTCTTGCCATCCAGTTTTGGCCCACAAGCCATGGAAAGCACTCAGTCATAAAGTCTTCCATGATGTACAAAACCTATAGTTTCTCATGCTGTATATTTCAAACCTAAGCaattggtcctttttttttcttctcttgggcCTAAATAACTGGTCTTGATCCACTACAAATGAATCTTGTGGCAGAGAACTGCTTGCAGAAGTGCTGAAATGTTACATAGAAAGAAAACTGAGTTGCAATGTTATTTAAGTTGTTTGAGCGAAGTTCTTGTCCCAACAAGGGCCGACTATGGGAAGCAATCTTATCATAGTTATAAGGTATGTAATCATTTAGATCTGAACTTCAACCCTTTAATAAAAGACTTTCCACGGGGCTGTTGTATCCTCAGCGCAGACTGAGTCTCCAGTTCCCTCTGAGTGACAATTTAATAGAAGCCAAAGGGTTGCCTTGATGTCATCAAATTGGTCACAACTGTAGCGTAATGCtgataaattaaataattgagAGATGGTTTTTGTAAACAACCCAGAAAAGCAGGATGTTGCTGAGTCATTCCagcgaaaattattttcatcctAGAGACAAATCGTCCACCGTAGGCCATTTTTGGCAAATCAAAACTGAATTAGATGAACAATTTCAGGAAGTCTGGAGACTATTAGTATGCTATTTGACCTTTCGAAATTGTCTATGCAGTTACTGTGAATGTTTTGCTGCTGGTGTCTACTGCATCGAGCCATGTGCATGTCAAGGTTGCTTCAACAAGCCTATTCACGAGGATACTGTTCTTGCAACTAGAAAACAGATTGAGTCACGTAACCCGCTTGCATTTGCTCCAAAAGTTATTAGGTCTTCTGAATCTGCTTCTGAATTTGGGGTGAGAAAATATGATTTGTCAACTTTTTTCCTGCTCATTGaccaaaagggaaataaaaaataaaaaatatgaaacactGCCTAACATGTCACTTCTTCCGTTTTTCCTGTGCAGGATGAGTCTAGCAAAACGCCAGCTTCAGCACGACATAAAAGAGGATGCAATTGTAAGAAGTCCAGTTGCCTCAAGAAATACTGCGAATGCTATCAGGTTTTTCCTGTCAGATTACGCTGTCCAATTTGATCTTCGgctataatttttattaatggtggtttttatttcaaaaagggTGGTGTTGGATGCTCCATCAACTGTCGGTGCGAAGGGTGTAAAAATGCATTTGGTACAAAAGAGGGTAAGTGGTCCTCACGTTGCCTTAGCATGTGGCTCAATGGATACCATCACCAACCTTCTACCCTTCTGCTACTTTATTCTGATCCGTTTGTCTACACTATTTTATTGTCTTGAAACTAAATGAAATTCCTACATTGAAATTGTTAAATGTGGAATTCAGGGTCTGCTCTAAGAGGACCagattgtgaagaagaagaagagactgAGAAGTGCGAAAGGAACAAAGCGGAGAAAATtccatggaaaatggaaaataagaaTAGTGATGAGCTGAATTTAGCTTCTGCTCTTCCAAGCACACCATCCAGGTTTCGCAGGTTTGGTTTACTTAAATTCTTTCAATCCTTTAGTCTCTCATTTTAGCTTCTTCGCCAACAAATGTATTTTCTGGTCATTTAACTTTGAGCATTTTGCAGGCCTTTGGTTCAGTTGGCATTTCCGTCGAAGCTCAAGCAGCCGCGTTCATCTTTCGTCACCATTGGATCCTCTTACACGTTGCCCTCTAGCCAGAAAATGGGAAAACCGGATCTTCTACTGCCGCCGCCACCAAAATTCGAGAAACTTCCTCCAACTATTACGGAGGACGAAATTCCCGAGATCCTCTGCAGCAGCAGCACACCAATGGCCAGCATAAAGAGCGCCTCTCCCAACAGCAAGAGGGTCTCTCCCCCACACAGCGACTTGGGGACCTCCCCGAACCTGAGGAGTGGTCGGAGGTTGATTCTACAATCTATTCCGTCCTTTCCTTCTCTCACTCCTCAACACTAGGAGGGAGCCGTGTCATGGTTTTCTTCTCGAGAATCGCCTTGGTTCTTCCTTGAACTTCGCCTCGTTGAGAGAGGCGTgtcgttcaattgcaattttcCTAGTGTCTTTTTCTTTCCGATGGACATGCAGTATAATAAAAGTTGTAACCTGCTCTTATGAATGTCAATGTATATTGAAAAATAGTCAAATTTTCAGTTGATCCAGCTTCACAGTTCCTTTAACTTTTTCTTGACTGCATTCATTGTTTAAGAGTACTTTgaactccatttttttttccaatcttgTATCAATCTGGAGGGGCAAGAGAAGATATTATCAGATGAAACTTGAAATTTGTGAAAAGGATTAGATCGTTTTTCGTGCTTGATATCTGACCATTTCTTGAATGAAGGGCTTATGCCTTGGTTTTCATAATTTTGGAGTGATCTGCTCCTGCAAATTCTAAAGGCCTTGGTTCTTGATATGTCCAATCTGTTCCTAAAGCTCTGACTCAATTGGAACAGCAAATTCAGCCTTTCAGTAACATGCCCGTCGTTTATTTTCTCAAGAATTTTTCTCAAGAGTGGAGTGGAGTGGAGGGAAAACTCTGAAAGTACATTTTATGaatgataggataaaacattCATTATTTTTAACAACCGATTATTCCTACATCTCTACTTTGAAAATACCACATACATACTTAGGTCTTATGAGGAGGCAATTTGGTTTTCCAAGTCTTGTTTCGGCGCATTTGAAAGATAGTTGTAAAGAAGAGGTATGTAAGTGGTCATTAGGTCAAAAGTGAGATACGTTTTAAACACTTTACCTATATTTTGTGGTTCATTGGTTGCTAGTTCGGATTCTACTGGTGCCCCGGTTTATTTGTCACTAAACATACTAACGCTACAATGAATTGACCATGTTTAAATACCTTGTGATTACAAACAGCTGTTCGATTTTAGAAGTGTTCTCGCTTATTTATTTGTAAATAGATCAAACGATAGAGAATTAACCGCCGTCAAAATATTACCAGTTAATTTAAGTTTTACAAATGTCTTCATaactaaggctctgtttgtttcgcaaaaaatgcatgatttgaaaTACAGTTTCCTAAAAAttgatcgcttgaaataatttgacaataaaagaTGTTTTCGTTTTCGACAATAATTTTTGCATAACTATTTCCGTGGACTACGAGattcgtccattcatttttgtaagtgatttaaacatttatttttaagaaaatatttttcaaattatttatttttcgttaaataaAGAGAGCCTAAGTAACATGTCAACCAAAGAATAATTTTACCATCCTCAAATGTATGTTCGAAATTTACGTACTGATGAAATGATGATTTGACCACCCTCAAATTAAATACTTCGTTACTTTAACCTTGGTACATTCCTTGCGTTGTTGGCAACTTGCTACGGAGCTGGCCTGTGCTAGTAAGTTGCTAATTTCATTGTTAAGATTTGTTTACTGcggaaaacaaataaataaatggacaaCTTGTTGGTAAATTACTCACTTTGTCGGTTGCTTATTTCGATAAAAGCTAGCATTCTTTGGTAAGTTGCTAATTTCATTAAAGTGTTGCTAAATTTAATAACAAGATTTTACTTCCAATTTTGGTAAATAGCTATTGGATTGTATGTTggtgttgacaccaaaaatagCTCATCCATGGACACACACGTGCCTAAGGCATAAGAGTCAAGGCGAGATACCAGAGCAAACATAGGTTATGCGTACGGCACATGGGTGCTATCATACCGTTATCAATCTATTAGAGGATGTTCGCGTGCTAATCGACGACGGCATATATTAATGCCATGTATTCACTCATCATATACGACGACGGAATTGAAATGGTCACTAATTTTGACACCGACAACGTGTTATACCGCTAGAGAATTGAAATAATCAGAGATAGATGCGCACCAGAAGCGAAAAACGCTCATCGTTTGAACATCCAGCCACAAAATAGTCATTGACAAGTATATATGCCCCTATACGTTATAAAGGCAACTACCCGAAGGCTGATCATGAGATTCGCGATGGATAAGGAACGTAGGCATGATCGATAAGGGCAAATAGAGAGATTCAAGTTGCTGCAACTAGTCAGAGGGCTGTCCACAGTTATGTGACCACTTATACACAGCAGAAACAACTATCCATGAACATGGTCGAGCAGTTTATGAAGAATAGTGAACGTGGGAATGTCGATGAACATTATAAGTCGCAACTGTCAAACGGCAGTTATCATTCAACAATTATAAACACCGCCAAGCAGCTACCAGAAAGCCCCttaacaaaatcaaataaatttatcttttatctttactTCCTGTATCGCACTTTACTTTCATTAACTGTAGCTTTTAGATTCTCGTCGTCAAGTCAAACTCCAACGTTAATCCTTATCCTAGACACTTTTGCCGTCGAGTCAAACTTCAGTGTAGTGTCGAAGTGTCTTTAGGCTTCGCTGTCAAGTCAAGCTGTCAAGTCAAACTCCATTGAAGTCTATCTACGTTGGTTTGCTTGTAAAAATTGTACCTTCTAGATCTTTCTGTCGAGTTAAACTCCGGTGTAGTTTACGTTTGTGTAACTTGTCAAATATTCATTCGTTGATTTCCTGATTTTCTGGATTACTTTTGTCCGGAATCGCCACAGGATCCTTTTTCCTACATTTAAAAGAGTAAAAAACTACTTTCTGTGAAAGGTATTTTGTTGCGACAGAAATTTTGGCGTAACAATTGGTAAATTCCTC
The genomic region above belongs to Rhodamnia argentea isolate NSW1041297 chromosome 6, ASM2092103v1, whole genome shotgun sequence and contains:
- the LOC115743761 gene encoding protein tesmin/TSO1-like CXC 2 gives rise to the protein MDTPERNQIATPISKFEDSPVFNYINSLSPIKPVKSIRITQAFSSLTFASLPSIFTSPHVSSFHKESRFLRSHQDSDPSNTGTSCKDENKTPTAERDVSDAAQVAEIESEVQENFDILVPIGESSGEPLNEHQEFAIELPQSLKYDCGSPNCNPTPCGIAAACTVSKSDAPIVEKDFQIDLPDGKSHHERISQQKNDTGCGWESLASESTDLLIFSSPNDAAAFRGLMQRSPDVEVGCFASMVSNFPQNEVNDELKKQLLYQLTFDEQHEAEEPSCQPVDSSEQKDTNSLQNGLAISTLGDHTGTYSSVNMDNEVGALIPFANKPISDLPRGMRRRCLDFEMVGTHQKSLDGGSGGNSSSLLKSDENNIPKNKQLVVVKRGGDSTRCIVPGIGLHLNALTSSTKDSRIVKHESLLSDVQALNVHMSTTSLQSPLTSQELLHKSLTLSNAEDMDCDDNGLQVTEEASQAPADLIYEEHGQTSPRKKRRRMENGGESETCKRCNCKKSKCLKLYCECFAAGVYCIEPCACQGCFNKPIHEDTVLATRKQIESRNPLAFAPKVIRSSESASEFGDESSKTPASARHKRGCNCKKSSCLKKYCECYQGGVGCSINCRCEGCKNAFGTKEGSALRGPDCEEEEETEKCERNKAEKIPWKMENKNSDELNLASALPSTPSRFRRPLVQLAFPSKLKQPRSSFVTIGSSYTLPSSQKMGKPDLLLPPPPKFEKLPPTITEDEIPEILCSSSTPMASIKSASPNSKRVSPPHSDLGTSPNLRSGRRLILQSIPSFPSLTPQH